One part of the Solea solea chromosome 16, fSolSol10.1, whole genome shotgun sequence genome encodes these proteins:
- the gosr2 gene encoding Golgi SNAP receptor complex member 2 — METLYHQTNKHIQEIQSMMGNLEKTDRQSVHLLENELQARIDQIFNHLERLEILASKEPPNRRQNAKLRVDQLKYDVQHLRTALQNFQHRRYAHEAQDREREELMSRTFTTNDADTSIPIDETLQFNSNLHNAHRGMDDLLGSGSSILNGLREQRSTLKGTHKKMLDVANMLGLSNTVMRLIERRATQDKLIMIGGMLLTCVFIFLVIRYLG; from the exons ATGGAGACGCTTTATCATCAGACAAATAA GCACATCCAGGAGATTCAGTCCATGATGGGGAACCTGGAGAAGACAGACCGACAGTCGGTTCACT TGTTGGAGAATGAGCTGCAGGCTAGAATCGACCAGATCTTCAACCACTTAGAGCGCCTCGAGATCCTGGCCAGCAAGGAGCCACCAAACCGCCGTCAGAACGCCAAATT ACGAGTGGACCAGCTAAAATACGACGTTCAGCACCTGCGCACCGCTCTGCAAAACTTCCAGCACCGACGCTACGCTCACGAGGcccaggacagagagagggaggagctaATGAGCCGCACCTTCACGACCAAC GACGCAGACACCTCCATCCCCATCGACGAGACGCTGCAGTTCAACTCCAATTTACACAACGCTCACAGAGGCATGGACGACCTCCtgggcagcggcagcagcatccTCAACGGCCTCAGGGAACAGAGGTCCACACTCAAG GGAACTCACAAGAAGATGCTGGACGTGGCCAACATGTTAGGGCTGTCCAACACGGTGATGAGACTGATCGAGAGGCGAGCCACCCAGGATAAGCTCATCATGATCGGAGGCATGCTGCTGACCTGCGTCTTCATATTCCTGGTCATCAGATACTTGGGCTGA